One genomic region from Blattabacterium cuenoti encodes:
- a CDS encoding argininosuccinate synthase domain-containing protein codes for MKIKVRVSHEEDTKYASLICQKIEEAAKNRGTGIAKKDPEYIKSKMIHGNAVIAFFDDKLAGFSYLEIFQNKEFVVNSGLIVFPEFRKQGLAKIIKIEIFKLSRKKFPNSKIFSITTSNPVIKINTELGFKPVSFSELPQSEKFWKGCQSCANFDILTRNQRKMCLCTGLLYNPNIKKNNRNNYLSTGDKIVLAYSGGLDTSYCLKYLILEKYEVHTVIINTGGFKKDELEKIEERAISIGSQSHKTIDSIEEYYQNCIKYLIFGNILKNKTYPLSVSSERIFQAIKIAQYATSIQAKAIAHGSTGAGNDQIRFDIAFQIICPEKITLSPIRDMKVSREEEIEYLKNKGISICWDQAKYSINKGIWGTSIGGKETLSSSHDFPEESYPTKLSRKKSENLELEFEKGELVGVNQEKGEAIKNIIKIEKIASKFAIGRGIHIGDTILGIKGRVAFEASAAIIIIKAHHLLEKHILTKWQLYWKEQLSNWYGMLLHEAQYLDPVMRDIEKFLKSTQKRLTGTVNIILYPYRFHLVGIKSKFDLMASSNINMAQYGEMNYAWSAEDVRGFTKILSNQMKMYHNLNKKEK; via the coding sequence ATGAAAATCAAAGTTAGAGTATCTCATGAAGAGGATACAAAATATGCTTCCTTAATTTGTCAAAAAATTGAGGAAGCAGCAAAGAACAGGGGGACTGGAATTGCAAAAAAAGATCCAGAATATATAAAATCGAAAATGATTCATGGAAATGCAGTAATTGCTTTCTTTGATGATAAATTAGCGGGTTTTAGCTATCTTGAAATTTTTCAAAACAAAGAATTTGTCGTTAATTCTGGTTTGATTGTTTTCCCTGAATTTAGAAAACAAGGATTGGCAAAAATTATTAAAATTGAAATATTTAAACTTTCCAGAAAAAAATTTCCCAATTCAAAAATTTTTAGCATCACAACAAGCAATCCAGTTATTAAAATCAATACTGAATTGGGTTTTAAGCCTGTTTCTTTTAGTGAACTGCCCCAATCAGAAAAATTTTGGAAAGGATGCCAAAGCTGCGCAAACTTTGATATATTAACCAGAAATCAAAGAAAAATGTGTTTATGTACAGGGCTTCTATATAATCCCAATATTAAAAAAAATAATAGAAATAATTATTTATCTACAGGAGATAAGATTGTTTTAGCTTATAGTGGAGGTTTGGATACTTCTTATTGTTTAAAATATCTTATCCTAGAAAAATACGAAGTTCATACAGTTATTATTAATACAGGAGGATTCAAAAAAGATGAGTTAGAAAAAATTGAAGAAAGAGCTATAAGCATTGGATCTCAGTCTCACAAAACAATTGATTCCATAGAAGAATACTATCAAAATTGTATAAAATATCTTATATTCGGAAATATTCTTAAGAATAAGACTTATCCGCTTTCAGTAAGTTCCGAAAGAATTTTTCAGGCTATTAAAATAGCACAGTATGCAACTTCTATTCAAGCGAAAGCAATAGCTCATGGGAGTACAGGAGCTGGTAACGATCAAATCAGATTTGATATAGCATTTCAAATTATTTGTCCAGAAAAAATAACTTTATCTCCTATAAGAGATATGAAAGTATCTAGAGAAGAAGAGATTGAATATTTGAAAAATAAAGGAATATCTATTTGTTGGGATCAAGCAAAATATTCGATCAATAAAGGAATTTGGGGAACGAGTATAGGAGGAAAGGAAACTCTGAGTTCTTCTCACGATTTTCCGGAAGAGTCCTATCCAACCAAATTGAGTAGAAAAAAAAGTGAGAACTTAGAACTAGAATTTGAAAAAGGAGAACTAGTAGGTGTTAATCAGGAAAAAGGGGAAGCTATAAAAAATATAATCAAGATTGAAAAAATAGCCTCAAAATTTGCTATAGGAAGAGGGATTCACATAGGAGATACGATTTTGGGGATTAAGGGAAGAGTTGCATTTGAAGCATCAGCTGCTATTATTATTATCAAGGCTCATCATCTATTGGAAAAACATATTCTTACGAAATGGCAGCTTTATTGGAAAGAACAACTGTCTAATTGGTATGGAATGTTACTTCATGAAGCTCAATATTTAGATCCTGTCATGCGTGATATAGAAAAATTTTTAAAAAGTACACAAAAAAGATTGACCGGCACTGTAAATATAATTCTCTATCCTTATAGATTTCATTTAGTAGGGATCAAATCTAAATTCGATTTGATGGCATCTTCTAACATTAACATGGCTCAATATGGAGAAATGAATTATGCTTGGAGTGCAGAAGATGTGAGGGGGTTTACAAAGATTTTGAGTAATCAAATGAAAATGTATCATAATTTAAATAAAAAAGAAAAATGA
- the dnaE gene encoding DNA polymerase III subunit alpha, which produces MYLIVDTETTGLPISYNLPITHTDNWPRIVQLSWQSHDILGDLIEFKNFIIKPDHYDIPFNAFKIHGITNEKAEKYGVDLTFVLREFRKSLEKSQCLIGHNLEFDRKVIECEFFRKEISVSFLKKKILDTKVVSVSYCKLPGNRKKFKWPTLSELYQKLFEEKITNLHNAANDVKATARCFLELLRIGIISHQDIGIEENTILKFKNKYSSKISSSIVSFDPSLSFSAADVEKKEKINFHNKNESKNERLKEELKKKKYSHIHNHTYFSILYSTIDIQSLVDRAIRLNMQAVGITDYGNLMGSFYFLNAIHSTNKKYYPQKSIKGIIGCEVFLSENYLQKKFTKDEPDKRYQQVFLSKNKKGYHNLAKLCSLGFTEGFYAGVPRVGKKLIEKYKENLIALTGDLNAEIPYTILNYGERKAEKIFLWWKELFGDDFYIELLRHGLEEENHVNNILLKFSKKYHVKYIVQNNTFYLDQKEANAHDILLCVKNGEKQSTPIGKGKGYRFGFPNHEFYFKSSEEMKKIFSDLPESFDFLEELVNKIESYHLSHKILLPKFQIPRSFEDPIDKIDGGNRGENHFLKTITYEGAKKRYKNITKEIQERILFELKTIEKIGYPGYFLIVHNFIHQARKMNILVGPGRGSVAGSVVAYCIGITNIDPIKYHLLFERFLNPDRISLPDIDIDFDDRGREKIIEWVVQKYGKHQVAQIITYATMAAKSSIRDTGRVLDLSLKETDRLAKMIPNMLSLKTILSKNYSIEKISKEETNNIQKLRKIANNKDSLEGKVLQQAKILEGTIRSTGIHACGIIISPYDIQEYIPVSVSKESDLLLTQFDNNVVEHAGLLKMDFLGLKTLTIIKDAVILIKKRRKNINTEFLFPLKDEKTYCLFQKGETIAVFQYESPGMQKYLRQLKPDKFDDLIAMTALYRPGPLQYIPNFISRKHGKEAITYDLPEMEEFLKETYGITIYQEQVMLIAQKIADFSKGDADFLRIAMGKKQKEVLNKMRNQFIENAIRKGYSKNILEKIWKDWEYFSCYAFNKSHATCYAYIAFQTAYLKANFPYEYMASVLSNNMHNIKQLTFFIEECKKMNISVINPDINKSDSFFKVTDQNNIRFGLAGIKGVGENAVKIILNEREKGPFTSIFDLVKRIDLRIVNKKTLESLILSGSLDCFNIHREQYFHLGYDDKLNTLEKIIRFGSKLQKAKNKNIEIKVDRPVMMECDLWSNIYKLSKEKEVLGVYASAHPLDDYYYEMKYFTNLSLDQLNKKEAMLVGKKIHTCGILSQIEKKTYKNGIKYALFLLEDYNSSKEFRIYGQQYLKYESILLNNSLLYLYLSIEKSKYKESKINILHIENLQNVLNKLVRQLIVKININDLNNTIISSIEKLFYQKKGNKKLNIVIYDKENRIFLKFESMKYGININSSFLKKLEKINGLDFCLN; this is translated from the coding sequence ATGTACCTCATTGTTGATACCGAAACAACAGGATTGCCTATATCCTACAATTTACCAATTACTCATACAGATAATTGGCCAAGAATTGTCCAATTATCATGGCAAAGTCATGATATTCTGGGCGATTTAATAGAATTTAAAAATTTTATTATAAAACCGGATCATTATGATATTCCTTTTAATGCTTTTAAAATTCATGGCATTACTAATGAAAAAGCCGAAAAATATGGAGTCGATTTGACTTTCGTTCTCCGTGAATTTAGAAAATCTCTTGAAAAGTCTCAATGCTTAATTGGACATAATTTAGAATTTGATAGAAAAGTTATAGAATGTGAATTCTTTAGAAAAGAAATCTCTGTTTCTTTTCTAAAGAAAAAAATATTAGATACCAAAGTAGTTTCTGTTTCTTATTGTAAGTTGCCAGGAAATAGGAAAAAATTCAAATGGCCTACGTTATCTGAATTATATCAAAAACTTTTTGAAGAAAAGATTACAAATCTGCATAATGCTGCAAATGACGTCAAAGCTACAGCTCGTTGTTTTCTAGAGCTACTACGTATTGGAATCATATCACATCAAGATATAGGAATCGAGGAGAATACAATCTTGAAATTCAAGAATAAATATTCATCTAAAATTTCTTCCTCTATAGTATCTTTTGATCCTTCTTTGTCTTTTTCTGCTGCAGATGTAGAAAAAAAAGAAAAAATAAACTTTCATAATAAGAATGAGAGTAAGAATGAGAGATTGAAAGAAGAATTGAAAAAAAAAAAATATTCTCACATTCACAATCACACCTATTTTTCGATCCTTTATTCTACTATAGATATACAATCTTTGGTTGATAGGGCTATACGTTTAAATATGCAAGCTGTAGGAATAACAGATTATGGAAATTTAATGGGTTCTTTTTATTTTTTAAATGCTATTCATTCTACAAATAAAAAATATTATCCCCAAAAATCTATTAAAGGAATCATTGGTTGTGAAGTTTTTCTTTCAGAAAATTACTTACAAAAAAAATTTACAAAAGATGAACCGGATAAACGATACCAACAAGTATTTTTATCTAAAAATAAAAAAGGTTATCACAATTTAGCAAAACTTTGTTCACTTGGTTTTACAGAAGGTTTTTATGCTGGAGTTCCTAGAGTTGGAAAAAAATTAATTGAAAAGTATAAGGAAAATTTAATTGCTCTTACTGGAGATCTCAATGCAGAAATTCCATATACTATCCTTAATTATGGGGAAAGGAAAGCGGAAAAAATTTTTTTATGGTGGAAGGAACTTTTTGGAGATGATTTCTATATAGAGTTATTACGTCATGGATTAGAAGAAGAAAATCATGTCAATAATATATTACTCAAATTTTCTAAAAAATATCATGTTAAATACATTGTCCAAAACAATACTTTTTATTTAGATCAAAAAGAGGCAAATGCTCACGATATTTTGCTTTGTGTAAAAAATGGAGAAAAACAATCAACACCCATAGGAAAAGGAAAAGGTTATAGATTTGGTTTTCCCAATCATGAATTTTATTTTAAAAGTTCAGAAGAAATGAAAAAAATATTTTCTGATCTTCCAGAATCTTTTGATTTTTTAGAGGAATTGGTTAACAAAATTGAATCTTATCATCTTTCACACAAAATCTTGCTTCCAAAATTTCAAATACCAAGATCTTTTGAAGATCCTATAGATAAAATAGACGGAGGAAATAGAGGAGAAAATCATTTTTTAAAAACGATCACTTATGAAGGAGCTAAAAAACGTTATAAAAATATCACCAAAGAAATCCAAGAGAGAATTCTTTTTGAATTAAAAACAATAGAAAAAATTGGGTATCCTGGTTATTTTCTTATTGTTCACAATTTCATTCATCAAGCTAGAAAGATGAATATTTTAGTTGGACCTGGTAGAGGATCAGTAGCAGGATCCGTTGTTGCTTATTGTATAGGAATCACCAATATAGATCCAATAAAATATCATCTCCTTTTTGAACGTTTTTTAAATCCGGATAGAATTTCTTTACCAGATATTGATATTGATTTTGACGATAGAGGACGTGAAAAAATTATTGAATGGGTAGTTCAAAAATATGGAAAACATCAAGTAGCACAAATTATAACATATGCTACAATGGCGGCTAAATCATCTATTAGGGATACTGGTCGTGTATTAGACTTATCTTTAAAAGAGACAGATCGTCTCGCGAAAATGATTCCGAATATGCTGTCATTGAAAACTATTTTATCAAAAAATTATTCCATAGAAAAAATCAGTAAAGAAGAAACAAATAACATACAAAAGCTTAGAAAGATAGCGAACAATAAAGATTCCTTGGAAGGAAAAGTTTTACAGCAAGCAAAAATTTTAGAGGGGACGATAAGAAGCACAGGAATACACGCTTGTGGCATTATAATAAGTCCATACGATATTCAAGAATACATTCCGGTTTCAGTATCAAAAGAATCTGATTTATTGCTCACGCAATTTGATAATAATGTTGTAGAACATGCTGGATTATTAAAAATGGATTTTTTAGGATTAAAAACTCTGACTATCATTAAAGATGCTGTGATTCTTATAAAAAAAAGACGCAAAAATATTAATACAGAATTTTTATTTCCTTTAAAAGATGAAAAAACTTATTGTCTTTTTCAAAAAGGAGAAACGATAGCCGTTTTTCAATATGAATCTCCAGGTATGCAAAAATACTTACGTCAACTCAAACCTGATAAATTTGATGATTTAATAGCAATGACTGCACTGTATAGGCCTGGTCCTTTACAATATATTCCTAATTTTATATCTAGAAAACATGGAAAAGAAGCTATTACCTATGATTTGCCAGAAATGGAGGAATTTTTAAAAGAAACTTATGGAATAACAATATACCAAGAACAGGTAATGTTAATAGCTCAAAAAATAGCTGATTTCAGTAAAGGAGATGCAGATTTTCTTAGAATAGCTATGGGGAAAAAACAAAAAGAAGTTCTAAATAAAATGAGAAATCAGTTTATTGAGAATGCTATAAGAAAAGGGTATTCTAAAAATATCTTAGAAAAAATATGGAAAGATTGGGAATATTTTTCTTGTTATGCTTTTAATAAATCTCATGCTACATGTTATGCCTATATCGCTTTTCAAACTGCTTATTTGAAGGCTAATTTTCCATATGAATATATGGCTTCTGTATTAAGCAATAATATGCATAACATTAAACAGCTTACTTTTTTCATAGAAGAATGCAAAAAAATGAATATATCTGTGATTAATCCAGATATCAATAAAAGTGATTCTTTTTTTAAAGTAACTGATCAGAATAACATTCGATTTGGTCTTGCAGGAATAAAAGGAGTTGGAGAAAATGCAGTGAAAATCATACTTAATGAAAGAGAAAAAGGACCATTCACTTCTATTTTTGATCTGGTCAAAAGAATTGATTTACGTATAGTGAATAAAAAAACTTTAGAAAGTTTGATTCTATCTGGGTCTTTAGACTGTTTTAATATACATAGAGAACAATACTTTCATCTCGGATATGATGATAAATTAAATACTTTGGAAAAAATTATTCGGTTTGGATCAAAATTACAAAAAGCAAAAAATAAAAATATTGAAATTAAAGTGGATAGACCTGTTATGATGGAATGTGATTTATGGAGTAACATATATAAATTATCCAAAGAAAAAGAAGTGTTAGGTGTTTATGCTTCTGCACATCCTTTAGATGATTATTATTATGAAATGAAATATTTTACGAATCTATCTTTAGACCAACTAAATAAAAAAGAAGCTATGCTTGTAGGAAAAAAAATTCATACATGTGGAATTTTATCCCAAATAGAAAAAAAGACATATAAAAACGGGATTAAATATGCTCTATTTTTATTAGAAGATTATAACTCTTCTAAAGAGTTCAGAATTTACGGACAGCAATATTTGAAATATGAGTCTATTTTATTGAATAATAGTTTATTGTATTTATATCTTTCCATTGAAAAATCAAAATATAAAGAATCTAAAATAAATATTTTGCATATAGAAAATTTGCAAAACGTTCTCAATAAATTAGTACGTCAACTAATAGTAAAAATTAATATTAATGATTTAAATAACACAATTATTAGTAGTATAGAAAAGTTATTTTATCAAAAAAAAGGAAATAAAAAACTAAATATTGTTATTTATGATAAGGAAAATAGAATTTTTTTAAAATTCGAATCTATGAAATATGGGATTAATATTAATTCAAGTTTTTTAAAGAAATTAGAAAAAATAAACGGATTAGATTTTTGTTTAAATTAA